Below is a genomic region from Bordetella pertussis 18323.
TCGGGCTGTCGTACGACGAGGTGGCGCGGCACAACCCCCGCCTGCTTTACGTGGGCGCGTTCGGCTACAGCCAGCGCGGGCCCTATGCCGCCAAGCCCGCCTACGAAGACTTGATCCAGGGCGCGGTGGGCCTGCCGCATCTGTTCCAGCGCCAGGGCTCGCAGTGGCCCCACTACGCGCCGATCAATCTGGCCGACCGCACCGTGGGCCTGCAGATCGTCAATGCCGTGTGCGCGGGCCTGTTCTGCCGCGAGCGCACCGGCCAGGGGCAGCGCATCGATGTGCCGATGTTCGAGGCCATGCTCGCGCTGGTCATGGGCGAGCACCTGGGCGGCGCCGGTTTCGAGCCGCCGGTCGACGGGCTGGGGTACAACCGCATCCTCACGGCGGATCGCCGGCCGTTCGCGACCCGAGACGGCCACATCTGCGTGCTCATCTACAACGACAAGCAATGGCAGGGGTTCTGCCGGCTGATCGGACGGCCGGAACTGGCCGCCGATCCGCGCTACGCGACCGCCGCGAGCCGCAGCCAGCAATATTCCGAGATCAACGGCCTGCTCGCGTCGGAGTTCGCGCAGCGCGATACGCAGGATTGGATAGCGGCGTTCGAGGCGGCCGATATTCCGGTGCAGAAGATGAACGATCTGCAGGACATCCTGGACGATCCGCATCTGAACGCCATTGATTATTTCCAGGAACACCCGCATCCCACCGAAGGCACGATACGCACGACCGCGCCGCCGGTCGAATGGTCGGGCACGCCCGGCGGGTATCGCCGCCACGCGCCGCGGCTGGGCGAGCACACGCTCGAGGTATTGCGCGAAGCCGGCATCGGCCAGGGCGATATCGATGCGCTGCTTGCCAGTGGCGCCGCGCGGTGCGCCGTGTCCGGCTGAGCGCCGGCCCGGGTGCCTGTCCCCGCGCGGACAGGCACCGGTTTTCCTGCGGGGACAGGCGCCGTCCGGACTTCA
It encodes:
- a CDS encoding CaiB/BaiF CoA transferase family protein, translating into MKGPLDGVRIVDLTTVLMGPFATQMLGDMGADVIKIEAPHGDVSRQIWPYRHPGMGHMFMNVNRNKRSVVLDLKHAEARKALFALLAGADALIYNIRPRAMARIGLSYDEVARHNPRLLYVGAFGYSQRGPYAAKPAYEDLIQGAVGLPHLFQRQGSQWPHYAPINLADRTVGLQIVNAVCAGLFCRERTGQGQRIDVPMFEAMLALVMGEHLGGAGFEPPVDGLGYNRILTADRRPFATRDGHICVLIYNDKQWQGFCRLIGRPELAADPRYATAASRSQQYSEINGLLASEFAQRDTQDWIAAFEAADIPVQKMNDLQDILDDPHLNAIDYFQEHPHPTEGTIRTTAPPVEWSGTPGGYRRHAPRLGEHTLEVLREAGIGQGDIDALLASGAARCAVSG